A window of the Cetobacterium sp. ZOR0034 genome harbors these coding sequences:
- a CDS encoding ABC transporter ATP-binding protein → MKKLLEVKNLKTSFTTHHGEVQAVRGVTFDLLKGEVLGVVGESGSGKSITMMSIMKLLEENGEIKEGEITFNNERIDRLTEKEMNSIRGDKISMIFQDPMTSLNLLIPIGKQITETLIVHKGMSKKDAFEKGVQLLEDVGIPMGRTRMKQYPHEFSGGMRQRVMIAMALATNPELLIADEPTTALDVTIQAQILDLMRKIKKTSDTSIILITHDLGVVAEMCDRINVMYGGVIVEQGMTRDIFYNTKHPYTLGLLKSVPNPERVGKEKLKPIMGTPPDLLNPPKGCPFYQRCEYSMKVCKDNMPPFFEIDENHRSACWLNHKDAPKVGIN, encoded by the coding sequence ATGAAAAAATTATTGGAAGTTAAAAATTTGAAAACATCATTTACAACGCATCATGGAGAGGTTCAAGCGGTAAGAGGAGTTACTTTTGATTTGTTAAAAGGCGAAGTTTTAGGAGTAGTTGGTGAATCGGGAAGTGGAAAAAGTATAACGATGATGAGTATAATGAAACTTTTAGAGGAGAATGGAGAAATAAAAGAGGGAGAGATTACTTTCAATAATGAAAGAATTGATAGACTCACGGAGAAAGAGATGAACTCAATAAGAGGAGATAAAATTTCGATGATATTTCAAGATCCTATGACATCGTTAAATCTTTTAATTCCTATTGGAAAGCAGATAACAGAGACTTTGATTGTACATAAAGGTATGAGTAAAAAAGATGCGTTTGAAAAAGGAGTTCAGTTGTTAGAAGATGTTGGAATACCAATGGGGAGAACTAGAATGAAGCAGTATCCACATGAGTTTTCAGGTGGTATGCGTCAAAGGGTTATGATAGCAATGGCATTAGCAACAAACCCGGAGCTTCTAATAGCAGATGAACCGACAACAGCTTTAGATGTAACTATTCAAGCTCAGATTTTAGATTTAATGAGAAAAATAAAGAAAACTAGTGATACATCAATCATTCTTATTACTCATGACTTAGGAGTGGTTGCAGAGATGTGCGATCGTATCAATGTTATGTATGGTGGAGTTATTGTTGAACAAGGTATGACGAGAGATATATTTTATAATACGAAACATCCTTATACTTTAGGACTTTTAAAAAGTGTACCTAATCCAGAAAGGGTGGGAAAAGAAAAGTTAAAACCTATAATGGGAACACCTCCAGATTTATTAAATCCGCCAAAGGGATGCCCTTTTTATCAAAGATGTGAATATTCTATGAAAGTGTGTAAGGATAATATGCCACCATTTTTTGAGATAGATGAAAATCATAGATCTGCTTGCTGGTTAAATCATAA